Proteins from a single region of Punica granatum isolate Tunisia-2019 chromosome 8, ASM765513v2, whole genome shotgun sequence:
- the LOC116188579 gene encoding ATP synthase subunit b', chloroplastic: MANVIMASSKTQIPVSSSLPTPIPKPSPIPQLSLPKPKVLSIPSSSVALKSVSVIGAAAPLLLAPLPALAVEIEKAALFDFNLTLPIVMGEFLLLMFALDKVYFSPLGKFMDERDAAIKEKLSSVKDTSQEVKQLEEQAAAIMKAARAEISAALNKMKKETQAEVEEKLREGRKKVEAELQEALANLERQKEETVKALDSQIAALSQDIVKKVLPVE; this comes from the exons ATGGCCAACGTGATCATGGCCTCCTCCAAGACCCAAATCCCCGTCTCCTCCTCCCTCCCCACCCCCATACCCAAGCCCTCGCCAATCCCCCAACTCTCGCTCCCGAAACCCAAGGTCCTCTCTATACCGTCCTCATCCGTGGCGCTGAAATCGGTCTCCGTCATCGGGGCCGCCGCGCCGCTCCTGCTGGCCCCACTGCCGGCGCTGGCAGTGGAGATCGAGAAGGCGGCCCTGTTTGATTTCAACCTGACGCTGCCGATAGTAATGGGGGAGTTCCTGCTCCTCATGTTCGCCCTGGACAAAGTCTACTTCAGCCCTCTCGGGAAGTTCATGGACGAGAGGGACGCTGCCATTAAGGAGAAGCTCAGCAGCGTCAAGGACACCTCCCAGGAG GTGAAGCAGCTGGAGGAGCAGGCGGCGGCGATTATGAAGGCAGCCCGTGCAGAGATCTCGGCGGCACTGAACAAGATGAAGAAGGAGACGCAGGCGGAGGTGGAGGAGAAGTTGAGGGAGGGCCGAAAGAAGGTCGAGGCCGAGCTGCAGGAGGCTCTGGCCAACCTAGAGAGGCAGAAGGAGGAGACCGTCAAGGCCCTCGACTCCCAGATTGCCGCCCTCAGCCAGGACATTGTCAAGAAGGTCCTCCCTGTTGAGTAG